The Triticum aestivum cultivar Chinese Spring chromosome 6D, IWGSC CS RefSeq v2.1, whole genome shotgun sequence genomic sequence GCCGGTTTGAAGTGCCCGGTTGTAGATTCTTTTAGTGCCATGTTGGTGTGCTGCCGTGGGACTGGCGGACGACATGAAACAAAATATATGCAGGAGAAAGGGCGAGACATTTGAGTAGGTTTGTTTCACGATCCAAAAGCACCTGATGGACTTTGCAGCAGATGATATTCCTAAAAACCAGGCTGCTGCTCCTACTGCAAGATGGGAACGACCAAAACTTTCATCAAAGTAAATTTTGATGCGGCTTTCAAACAAGAGCAGTTTTAACATGCTCCCTTCTATCTCTTTTTTTACATAAGAGATAAGAGTATATATTAGACCTGAGCCGTTGATTTCATTAATTAGTGGTCTGATTAACTCTTTTCTTCTTATCTCACATGTTAAAATTTTCCTTCAAACAAGACTCCAGTGATGAGGTGTATGGTTATATATTGTGGTTGGACTCGGGCGAGTTCATCGCAGCTGGAGCGGGAAAGCTCATGCATGTTAATGAGGGTGCCTTACTGCAATTACAATTCAGGTGTTCATAGTGTCTTGTTGGAATATGACTCTCTACCCCTGGTACAAGCCCTCAATTCCGGATATTCGGATAGAGCAGAGCTTGGGGTCCTGCTTGGTGAAGCCAGAAGAAGCTGCATTGTTCGGTTTGATTGATTCATTTGAGTTTGTTTTCTGCAGGAGGCCCTGTAACTTCGTAGCGTTCTCTTTAGTGCAGTTTGGCTATCATGTGGCTGTGCCAGACTTTGTCTTAGAATTTGTCTTAGATGGAGCAGATGCCAGACTTTGTCTTAGAATTTTCTTTTTTTGCCAATGACTTTGTCTTCGACTTGGTTGCTAACGATTCTACGGCGCCAGTTGGTTAATGGAAAGTGTTTTTATACACTATTTTAATAAAATGTTTTGTGTTGCTTCTCTTGAGTCACAGCAACGGCGCGGTTTTCAAGGTCACTTGACGAAATCCCGGAGTCTCAACTAGACAGCTTGATATTGGCGTTGAATGTGATTCATGTGAAGGTATTGGCCTCCGATGTAGGTTTCCCGGTCAGCGTGTTTGGGAATGTGTTGATGAGAGATGACTTGAACTTCAAATGCATCTACCTCTTCCAACGTGATAGAGACAACTGCCAGGTCATCAACTCACCGGTTAGTACTGATATTAATCAATCCTTGGATCGTCAAGCTATACATGTACGCATTGCCTGTCATATGATGTTCGGTGGTGATTTCCCGTGGATGGATATCCTGCGCAAATTGAAAAAAAAAGATGGCCATAATTTCTTCAGTAAGTAGATACATTTCTTCAGTGGTGACATTATCTCTTTTTTAATCCCGGCCCTGTGTTGCAGGATGAAATGCTAAATCTGATAGGACCCAATCGAGGACCGGCAGATGCTAATGTTTTCTATTTTGAGATCAACCTAAAGATCAGGGGCGAAGAACCTGCTATGGATAGGATTTTCAGCAGGACCTTGCTGGACCAAGATTATCTTCTTAATGCATGGACTAAGAAACAACAAGTTTCAAGTTGGCTGAGTATATTAGAGTTGGCATACAGATCTGTGCACTATGCCATGGAAGCCACGGTCGGTGTCAAAATTTTGAGAGGGCCAAGATTCTTCCACTGAAGCCTGATAGCTTCGACCTCCGAAGATCCTAATGAGATGGTGCTATATGACAGTGAGCGCTGGGGTGCCAATACCAAGGTTGCTGAGGACGGGTCGGTGAATCTAACTCGTTGTCTAGTAATTCTGCGCGTAGACGATGATTTATTCCTAAAAGTTTGTGTTTTTGGCCGTCGCCATAGAAGAGCTGAGCCCAAGACCACTGTCTTTACAGTTGAACATTCTGATAGATCATTCGATATAAAATTAGGTTGTTATCACTTACAAGTCACCATGTCCTGGTCAGGCATTTTGTTGCGCTAGATATATTTGTTTGATCAACAAGTAATATGAATTGAAAGGAGTTTTCTTTTTACCGCTGTGCGTGATTGTAGGGTTGTACGTGGAGTTCCATATTCTCCTCTGCGGCGGAGTACGGTCAATCATTTTTTGAAAGTCTTTTTTCTAACAGTAAGGCTGGTGGGTTCACTGTCGCTGCGTTTTTACACAAAGCCCCCTGAAGTTTTCTTTAATTAACCCGCGCTCCAAATTTATAAGTTATAAGTAAAAAGAAAACGATTCGCTCGTTCACATGACCCGAACGGACAGACGCAACGCCGGGTCTGCCCCAATCCCGACTCCAGGCCGTAGTCCTCCGGCGATCTCGGCTTCCTCTTCCTCAACACCTCCGCCGCCTGGTCCACGGGAGACAGTCCCGCCCCCGCCAGTGCCGCCTCTCTGTCCCCGCTCGCGGCGACCTCCAACGCTTCCTCCCACGCCTACGCCCGCCCCGGATCCCACCTTCTTCGACGACGTCGTCGACGTCGTTGCCGACAAATACGGCTGGGACCTCGACGCCGAGGTCCGGGTCTGGCCGATCGACGCCGAGCGCTCGCTCGTTGGCGCCGTGCAGCGCTACGAACTTCGCGCCCGCGCGGGGGGAGCCGCGGTCGCGCTGGCGCGGGCCTCCGACGGGGCCGTCGACTGGAGCCGCCCCGACGCCCCCGTGGTGGAGGAGGTGGTCGGACTCGACGGGGTCGAattcgtcgccggcgacgacaccCTGGGGTTCGGCTCCGGCATCAGGGACCTGGCCATGGTAGGGCCGTTCGAGCTGGTGGTCTGCGATGGCGCTGGACGGGGCCTCGCAGAGCTCCAGTTGCCGTCGGTGAGAACTCCCCCACCTGAATCCTTAATTGCAGAACCAAAACAGAGCCAGAGCAGTTTGTGTTTACAAGCGGGGGAGAGAAAAGGGATTGGGGAGGCGGG encodes the following:
- the LOC123142479 gene encoding uncharacterized protein, giving the protein MTRTDRRNAGSAPIPTPGRSPPAISASSSSTPPPPGPRETVPPPPVPPLCPRSRRPPTLPPTPTPAPDPTFFDDVVDVVADKYGWDLDAEVRVWPIDAERSLVGAVQRYELRARAGGAAVALARASDGAVDWSRPDAPVVEEVVGLDGVEFVAGDDTLGFGSGIRDLAMVGPFELVVCDGAGRGLAELQLPSVRTPPPESLIAEPKQSQSSLCLQAGERKGIGEAGTKPNQSFRMTSFWSQIDMRPILPKSAPPVHSIIPTALQRGLQGRRSPSEHHRCPVSSVLEHHWVEEGEAILWPRSSRLQSQTTLNYWRMAVKYLLLA